The following coding sequences are from one Caldisericum sp. window:
- a CDS encoding prepilin peptidase has protein sequence MDTLLLFLDYYRILGGILFFILGSVVGSFLNVVIYRLPRHESLIFPQSHCPKCGHKLSSSDLIPIVSYIFLKGKCRYCGAKISPIYPTIEGLTGILFALIYLKFGFSLLTFKYIIFISFLIVVAFIDLFEGVVFDSVVIPGALVGFLFGALHNLKDTIFGVIFYAVLFFLIIIISKIFYKEGGMGEGDLTAGIMIGAFLGLRLGIVAFLLSFFIGAIVGILIMLVSKKGGKTQIPFVPYMAIASILAIFFGNYIIAFYLNLF, from the coding sequence ATGGATACGCTTTTACTTTTTTTAGATTATTATCGAATTCTTGGCGGAATTTTGTTTTTTATTCTCGGTTCGGTTGTTGGCTCTTTCCTTAATGTGGTTATTTATAGATTGCCTCGTCACGAGTCTCTTATCTTTCCGCAGTCACATTGTCCAAAGTGCGGCCATAAACTATCAAGTTCTGACTTAATTCCGATAGTTAGTTATATTTTCTTAAAAGGTAAATGCAGGTACTGTGGGGCAAAAATTTCTCCTATTTATCCTACTATTGAAGGCCTTACTGGTATCCTTTTTGCTTTAATATACTTGAAATTTGGCTTTTCGCTTCTTACCTTTAAATACATTATCTTTATTTCTTTTCTAATTGTTGTTGCATTTATAGATCTATTTGAAGGAGTGGTTTTTGATTCTGTTGTTATCCCCGGGGCTTTGGTTGGTTTCTTGTTTGGGGCTCTTCACAATTTAAAGGATACTATTTTTGGTGTTATTTTTTATGCTGTTCTGTTTTTTCTTATAATTATAATTTCTAAAATCTTTTATAAAGAGGGTGGTATGGGAGAAGGTGATTTAACGGCGGGTATTATGATTGGGGCATTTCTCGGTTTAAGATTAGGGATTGTTGCCTTCCTCCTCTCTTTTTTTATAGGTGCAATTGTTGGGATTTTAATTATGCTTGTAAGTAAAAAGGGTGGGAAAACACAAATTCCTTTTGTCCCTTATATGGCTATTGCCTCTATCCTTGCAATATTTTTTGGAAATTATATTATTGCATTTTATTTAAATTTGTTTTAG